One Fibrobacter sp. DNA window includes the following coding sequences:
- a CDS encoding NimC/NimA family protein: MQEVYDFLKKCQTYYLATVEGDQPRVRPFGTVELFEGKLYIQTGKVKAVSKQIQANPNVELCAFCDGKWLRVSGKLVRDDRVEAKKHMLDNYPSLQKMYSAEDDNTEVLYFEDATATFNSFGDELKVVKFGSKNQ, translated from the coding sequence ATTCAGGAGGTTTATGATTTTTTAAAGAAATGCCAGACATATTATCTGGCCACTGTAGAGGGAGACCAGCCAAGGGTAAGGCCGTTTGGTACTGTGGAGCTTTTTGAAGGAAAACTCTATATCCAGACTGGCAAGGTCAAAGCTGTATCTAAGCAGATTCAGGCTAATCCCAACGTAGAGCTTTGTGCGTTCTGTGATGGGAAATGGCTCAGAGTATCCGGTAAGCTTGTAAGGGATGACAGGGTTGAAGCAAAAAAGCATATGCTCGACAATTATCCAAGCCTGCAAAAGATGTATTCTGCGGAAGATGATAACACCGAGGTACTCTACTTTGAGGATGCAACAGCCACTTTTAATTCATTTGGTGATGAGCTGAAAGTGGTTAAATTTGGTTCCAAGAATCAATAA
- a CDS encoding McrC family protein: MYFRRHFTIVEHQSLYSVKGSKPIYNDGHLGLPEKTFSELEQFILQNPDDAALFLEPSYLKPFGKTLKARQFVGVIETRSGIVIEILPKIAKNISHEETRQIFIKMLRHLRNSPFKNFGMAHLKTEKLHLLEIFIFMFCEELTALIQKGIRSNYITKEENATFLKGKLKLAEHIRRNLADKSHFFIQHDEYLQNRIENRIIRTAIEFLYRKSSDTANKKRLLEFLFVFNDIEAVSDPEYAFKLVKIDRQIKDYQLILQWCSFFLNNESFTTFRGSNIAFALLFDMNRVFENYVAHCLKRDFPGLDIEAQVKKEHLIEYPERKFLLMPDLKIGASIIADTKWKMLDSSKPHYGISQSDIYQMYAYGKKYPDTREIHLIYPQVETFPNLQNRELHFEKDKLKLTIFPFSCKEGRIEGYGRVLERVFNVSCSGTSNKERTNTQEYIEGLNMTEEGSKEQEEFFLS; the protein is encoded by the coding sequence ATGTATTTCCGCAGACATTTCACCATTGTTGAGCATCAATCGTTATATTCTGTAAAAGGTAGCAAACCGATTTATAATGATGGTCATTTAGGGCTCCCTGAAAAGACTTTCTCTGAGTTGGAGCAGTTTATTCTTCAGAATCCAGATGATGCTGCACTTTTTCTTGAACCATCTTACCTGAAACCTTTCGGTAAAACGTTGAAAGCCAGACAGTTTGTTGGGGTAATTGAAACAAGAAGTGGAATTGTAATTGAAATTTTACCTAAAATCGCTAAAAACATCAGTCATGAAGAAACCCGACAGATTTTCATAAAGATGCTCAGGCATCTTCGTAATTCTCCTTTTAAAAATTTCGGTATGGCTCATCTTAAAACCGAAAAACTGCATCTTCTGGAAATCTTTATCTTCATGTTTTGTGAGGAGTTAACAGCTCTTATTCAAAAAGGGATCCGCTCCAATTATATAACAAAAGAGGAAAACGCCACATTTCTAAAGGGGAAACTTAAATTAGCAGAACACATCCGCAGGAATCTGGCAGATAAATCCCATTTCTTTATCCAACATGATGAGTATCTTCAGAACCGAATCGAAAACCGCATTATCCGCACCGCAATCGAGTTCCTTTACAGAAAAAGCAGTGATACTGCCAACAAAAAAAGATTGTTAGAGTTTCTCTTTGTATTTAATGACATTGAGGCGGTTTCAGACCCTGAATATGCATTCAAATTGGTAAAAATTGATCGTCAGATTAAAGATTACCAGCTGATTTTACAGTGGTGTTCTTTTTTCCTGAACAATGAAAGCTTTACCACCTTTAGAGGCAGTAATATTGCATTCGCATTGCTTTTCGATATGAACCGGGTTTTTGAAAATTATGTGGCACATTGCTTAAAAAGAGATTTTCCAGGTCTGGATATTGAAGCACAGGTAAAAAAAGAACACCTTATAGAATACCCTGAAAGGAAGTTTCTGCTTATGCCAGATCTGAAAATCGGTGCTTCCATCATTGCTGATACCAAATGGAAAATGCTGGATTCTTCAAAACCGCATTATGGAATCAGCCAATCAGATATTTACCAGATGTATGCTTATGGAAAGAAATACCCGGATACCAGAGAAATACACCTCATCTACCCTCAGGTAGAAACCTTCCCCAATCTGCAAAACAGAGAATTACATTTTGAAAAAGATAAACTGAAGTTAACAATTTTCCCTTTTAGTTGTAAGGAGGGGAGAATTGAAGGGTATGGCAGAGTATTGGAAAGAGTATTTAATGTGAGTTGTTCAGGAACTTCAAATAAGGAACGAACCAATACTCAAGAATATATTGAGGGACTTAATATGACAGAAGAAGGATCTAAAGAGCAGGAAGAATTTTTTCTGTCCTGA
- a CDS encoding AAA domain-containing protein, with protein MLSYLLFPDEYESICSYSEKKKILIAFGAADQSSFKTMKPVAVDQQLFELRKRLVSEYKTDKLSFYEEPLVSIWRKRAPEIDLENQVLNALNNDEVTGNFIREETMTSEIADSNLLMPTCIIFYGPPGTGKTYITRRKAVQIANPQFEYDNGLAGLKNLSKEQHDLITDEYERLRDAGQIAFATFHQSFSYEDFIEGIKASTENGNVAYDIEPGIFLKIASDAETNWRKSMLDKGDFEYVWENLVSALVEEDNAVTVKTSRGEFRIYDVNHQTIRFEKQNGSRKHTLSINLLRDYYYNPEKLESLGGLKTYYTALVNRLKADSRSVKRSINKIKNYVLIIDEINRGNISKIFGELITLLEPDKRLGAKNEIILTLPYSKETFGVPANLHIIGTMNTADRSIALMDTALRRRFTFEEMMPDPQHCPSDIEGIDCQRILQKINERIEYLYDRDHTIGHAYFIDIDSMDELNTVMRNKIIPLLQEYFYNDWEKIQIVLGDHYQQLGKNQDENSFDGEMNRIRFIQSCTIEEKSVLGFNHEDIEDKRVHYRVNRHFSKESYLKIYQSENESQDSEKE; from the coding sequence ATGCTCAGTTATCTTCTGTTCCCAGATGAATATGAGTCGATCTGCTCTTATTCTGAAAAGAAAAAAATTCTGATCGCATTTGGTGCTGCTGATCAATCTTCTTTTAAAACCATGAAACCGGTTGCAGTTGACCAGCAGCTTTTTGAACTTCGAAAACGCCTTGTCTCAGAATATAAAACCGACAAATTATCTTTTTATGAAGAGCCCCTGGTAAGTATATGGAGGAAAAGAGCACCAGAAATTGATTTAGAAAATCAGGTCTTAAATGCTTTAAATAATGATGAAGTCACCGGCAACTTTATCAGGGAAGAAACAATGACATCTGAGATAGCAGACAGTAATCTGTTGATGCCAACCTGTATCATTTTCTATGGCCCACCCGGAACCGGTAAAACCTACATAACACGCAGGAAAGCGGTTCAAATTGCTAATCCACAATTTGAATACGATAACGGGCTTGCTGGTTTGAAAAATTTATCAAAAGAGCAGCATGATCTCATAACAGATGAATATGAAAGACTTAGAGATGCTGGTCAGATAGCATTTGCAACTTTTCACCAATCATTTTCTTACGAAGATTTTATTGAGGGAATAAAAGCTTCAACCGAAAATGGAAATGTAGCCTACGATATAGAACCTGGTATTTTCCTTAAAATTGCATCTGATGCAGAAACAAACTGGCGCAAATCAATGCTTGATAAGGGTGATTTTGAATATGTATGGGAAAACCTTGTCTCTGCTCTTGTCGAAGAAGATAATGCTGTTACGGTAAAAACCAGCAGAGGTGAATTCAGGATATATGATGTCAATCATCAGACAATTCGTTTTGAAAAGCAAAATGGATCTCGCAAACACACACTGAGTATAAATTTGCTTAGAGATTACTACTATAACCCTGAAAAACTTGAATCACTGGGTGGACTCAAAACTTACTACACAGCTCTTGTCAACCGATTAAAAGCTGATTCCAGATCTGTAAAAAGATCAATTAATAAGATCAAAAACTATGTATTGATTATAGATGAGATCAATCGCGGCAACATATCAAAAATCTTTGGCGAACTGATTACACTCCTTGAACCAGACAAGCGTCTGGGTGCCAAAAATGAGATTATCCTGACACTTCCCTATTCAAAAGAGACGTTTGGTGTACCTGCAAATCTTCACATAATCGGCACAATGAATACAGCAGACCGCTCCATAGCCCTGATGGATACTGCACTGCGGCGTCGCTTTACCTTCGAGGAAATGATGCCTGATCCTCAACACTGTCCATCAGATATCGAAGGAATTGACTGCCAGAGAATCCTTCAGAAAATCAACGAAAGAATCGAATACCTTTACGACAGAGATCATACGATCGGACATGCCTATTTCATAGATATCGATTCTATGGATGAGCTTAATACTGTTATGCGCAATAAAATCATTCCGCTTCTTCAGGAATACTTTTATAATGATTGGGAAAAAATTCAAATCGTTTTAGGTGACCATTACCAGCAGCTTGGAAAAAATCAGGATGAAAATAGTTTTGATGGTGAAATGAACAGGATCCGTTTTATACAGAGCTGTACAATCGAAGAAAAATCAGTACTGGGCTTTAATCATGAAGATATTGAAGACAAACGGGTACATTACCGTGTTAACAGGCATTTCTCAAAGGAATCGTATTTAAAGATTTACCAGTCAGAAAATGAAAGCCAAGATTCAGAAAAAGAGTAA